In the genome of Nycticebus coucang isolate mNycCou1 chromosome 12, mNycCou1.pri, whole genome shotgun sequence, one region contains:
- the LOC128562546 gene encoding NADH dehydrogenase [ubiquinone] 1 beta subcomplex subunit 1-like, with translation MVNLLIIVCDHWVHIPVPVGFVIGCYLDRKNDERLTAFRNKSMLFKRELRPNEEVTWK, from the coding sequence ATGGTTAACTTACTTATAATTGTGTGTGACCACTGGGTTCATATACCTGTCCCTGTGGGATTTGTCATTGGATGTTATCTAGACAGAAAGAATGATGAAAGGCTAACTGCCTTCCGGAACAAGAGTATGTTATTTAAAAGGGAATTGAGACCCAATGAAGAAGTTACCTGGAAGTAA